One region of Pangasianodon hypophthalmus isolate fPanHyp1 chromosome 15, fPanHyp1.pri, whole genome shotgun sequence genomic DNA includes:
- the LOC128320501 gene encoding odorant receptor 131-2-like: MANMSGTLTVVDMQAIRLAYTGERIFMVFLVLSTQSLFIYVNIVMLFTLRTKAIFRETPRYILFAHMLLNDTIHLVIALVLYMLSFLYFVVVRAVCAMIVLVSTSTFVNAPLNLAVMSLERYTAICFPLRHSELATPARASVAVALVWVLGISDVLTDVCALFLLAEPSFYLSPTLCTITQLRVAPWQQGRSATFKVLLFVMVAIVLLYTYVAILRQARAASSDTSSARKALRTVVLHALQLGLSLMSFLYEYIDYLLGSLPLAVYTQLRFLNFFIVLVLPRCLSSLIYGLRDETFRPLFKQNFLYCGTNRVVPLEAFTKH; the protein is encoded by the coding sequence ATGGCCAACATGTCTGGCACTTTGACTGTTGTTGATATGCAGGCCATCAGACTCGCTTATACAGGCGAGAGGATCTTTATGGTGTTCCTGGTGCTGTCCACGCAGTCCCTCTTTATTTATGTTAACATTGTGATGCTGTTTACGCTGCGCACCAAGGCCATCTTTCGTGAGACACCACGTTACATTCTCTTTGCCCACATGCTCCTGAATGACACCATTCACCTGGTGATAGCACTGGTGCTCTATATGCTCAGTTTCTTATACTTTGTGGTGGTGCGTGCTGTCTGTGCCATGATTGTGCTGGTGTCTACATCGACGTTTGTCAACGCGCCACTAAACCTGGCTGTCATGTCCCTGGAGAGGTACACGGCCATCTGCTTCCCTTTGCGGCACAGCGAGTTGGCTACACCAGCACGAGCGAGTGTGGCTGTGGCTCTGGTGTGGGTTTTGGGCATCAGTGATGTGCTAACTGATGTGTGTGCTCTCTTCCTCCTCGCAGAACCATCCTTCTACTTGTCTCCTACACTGTGTACCATCACGCAGCTCAGGGTGGCACCCTGGCAGCAGGGCAGGAGTGCGACATTCAAAGTGCTGCTTTTTGTTATGGTGGCCATTGTGTTACTCTACACGTATGTGGCCATCCTGCGGCAGGCGCGTGCCGCCTCCTCTGACACCTCTTCTGCCCGCAAGGCCTTGCGCACTGTGGTACTGCACGCACTGCAGCTTGGCCTCTCGCTCATGTCCTTCCTCTACGAGTATATAGATTACCTGCTAGGAAGCCTGCCTCTTGCCGTATACACACAGCTACGCTTCCTCAACTTCTTCATAGTGCTGGTCCTTCCACGCTGCCTCAGCTCACTCATCTATGGCCTCAGGGACGAGACCTTCAGGCCACTGTTCAAGCAGAACTTCCTGTACTGTGGTACAAACAGAGTTGTGCCTTTAGAGGCTTTTACAAAACACTAA
- the LOC128320420 gene encoding odorant receptor 131-2-like: MSGPLTFVDMQAIRLAFTGERIFKVFLVLSTQSLFIYINTVMLFTLRTKAIFRETPRYILFTHMLLNDTIHLVIALLLYMLNIFYLVVVRAACAFIVLLSTSTFVNAPLNLAVMSLERYTAICFPLRHSELATPARVNVAVALVWVLGISDVLTDVCALFLLAEPSFYLSPTVCTIAQLMVAPWQQGRSVTFKVLLFITVAIVLLYTYVAILWQARAASSDSSSARKASRTVVLHALQLGLSLMSFLYEYIEYLLGSLPLPVYTQMRFLIFFIVLVLPRCLSSLIYGLRDETFRPLFKQNFLYCGTNKVVPLEAFTKH; the protein is encoded by the coding sequence ATGTCTGGCCCTTTGACCTTTGTTGATATGCAGGCCATCAGACTCGCTTTTACAGGTGAGAGGATCTTTAAGGTGTTCCTGGTGCTGTCCACGCAGTCCCTCTTCATTTACATTAATACTGTGATGCTGTTTACGCTGCGCACCAAGGCCATCTTCCGTGAGACACCACGCTACATCCTCTTTACCCACATGCTCCTGAATGACACCATTCACCTGGTGATCGCCCTGTTGCTCTACATGCTCAATATCTTTTACCTTGTGGTGGTGCGTGCTGCTTGCGCCTTCATCGTGCTTCTGTCTACATCAACATTTGTGAATGCGCCACTCAACCTGGCTGTCATGTCCCTGGAGAGGTACACGGCCATCTGCTTCCCTTTGCGGCACAGCGAGTTGGCTACGCCGGCGCGAGTGAATGTGGCTGTGGCTCTGGTGTGGGTTTTGGGCATCAGTGATGTGCTAACTGATGTGTGTGCTCTCTTCCTCCTCGCAGAGCCATCCTTCTACTTGTCTCCTACAGTGTGTACCATTGCACAACTCATGGTGGCACCCTGGCAGCAGGGCAGGAGTGTGACATTCAAAGTTCTGCTCTTCATCACAGTGGCCATTGTGTTACTCTACACGTATGTGGCCATCCTGTGGCAGGCGCGTGCCGCCTCCTCTGACTCCTCTTCTGCCCGCAAGGCCTCGCGCACTGTGGTACTGCACGCGTTGCAGCTCGGCCTCTCACTCATGTCATTTCTCTATGAGTATATAGAGTACCTGCTGGGAAGCCTGCCACTCCCTGTATACACACAGATGCGCTTCCTCATCTTCTTCATAGTGCTGGTCCTTCCACGCTGCCTCAGCTCACTCATCTATGGCCTCAGGGACGAGACCTTCAGGCCACTGTTCAAGCAGAACTTCCTGTACTGTGGTACAAACAAAGTTGTGCCTTTAGAGGCTTTTACAAAACACTAA